A single region of the Pseudobdellovibrionaceae bacterium genome encodes:
- a CDS encoding S1 family peptidase, with the protein MKKLSFFLLLITPFSAQAIYRGLTLKDSSIQAMQPLVASYGSFLSSYSNNYCSGTLIGPRVVLTAGHCKPTEDVLKFAGKKAQSFFRKKKHALNKIGFPLNMAKKNDIAVYILESPVSGIDPVNVHVSPKLYEGKRILYAGVGKPRSGVRQYAYGKVVSASDIGVSTRDLKGQAYAGHGDSGGPLFYIDGDYIKLIGVTSTVTIDKEKSKKFQKYIKDNFPHGYYPDSVYEMIKFGTVSFSLARVYEGWGRDMFQQIIDKEKVKICGYNLVCKDSKLSLKMKNYLKMKNYLKKKQGFDEGHNWNK; encoded by the coding sequence ATGAAAAAGTTAAGTTTTTTTTTACTATTGATTACTCCATTTTCTGCACAAGCTATTTATAGAGGCTTAACGCTAAAAGATAGCAGCATTCAGGCTATGCAACCTCTTGTAGCCTCTTATGGTAGTTTTTTATCTTCTTATAGTAATAATTATTGTTCGGGGACGCTAATTGGCCCAAGGGTGGTTTTAACAGCGGGGCACTGTAAGCCAACAGAGGATGTTCTTAAATTTGCGGGTAAAAAAGCGCAAAGTTTTTTTCGTAAAAAAAAACACGCCCTTAACAAGATTGGGTTTCCTTTAAATATGGCTAAAAAAAACGATATTGCAGTTTATATATTAGAAAGTCCGGTTTCTGGTATTGACCCAGTAAATGTTCATGTTTCACCAAAACTTTATGAGGGAAAAAGAATACTCTACGCAGGAGTGGGAAAACCTAGAAGCGGGGTTAGGCAGTACGCCTATGGAAAAGTGGTTTCTGCCAGTGATATTGGCGTTTCCACAAGAGACTTGAAAGGGCAAGCTTATGCTGGTCATGGAGACTCGGGAGGGCCTCTTTTTTATATAGATGGAGATTATATAAAATTAATTGGAGTTACATCAACGGTTACAATAGACAAAGAAAAGAGTAAAAAATTTCAGAAATACATAAAAGACAATTTTCCTCATGGGTATTATCCCGATTCGGTTTATGAAATGATAAAGTTTGGAACAGTAAGCTTTTCCTTAGCAAGAGTATATGAAGGTTGGGGAAGAGATATGTTTCAACAAATTATAGATAAAGAGAAAGTAAAAATTTGTGGATATAACTTAGTTTGTAAAGACAGCAAGCTGAGCTTAAAAATGAAGAACTATTTAAAAATGAAGAACTATTTAAAAAAGAAACAAGGCTTTGACGAAGGCCATAATTGGAATAAATAA
- a CDS encoding heavy-metal-associated domain-containing protein — protein MPNKKSINHKSQHSAKNQKNLRGKVTIKVNGMVCSFCAQGIKKNFAQYKSVKSTKVNLDKMQVTINLKPGATLSEKEIAKVIVDAGFSYKGVKK, from the coding sequence ATGCCAAACAAAAAAAGTATAAATCACAAATCGCAACACTCGGCAAAAAATCAAAAGAACCTTCGTGGCAAAGTCACAATTAAAGTTAACGGTATGGTTTGCTCTTTTTGCGCTCAAGGCATTAAAAAAAACTTTGCACAATATAAATCAGTGAAGTCCACAAAAGTAAATCTAGACAAGATGCAGGTTACTATTAACCTTAAACCTGGAGCTACCTTGTCAGAGAAAGAAATTGCCAAAGTTATTGTCGATGCTGGTTTTTCCTACAAGGGGGTTAAAAAATGA